A segment of the Vagococcus hydrophili genome:
AATGATTCATTAGGAGCTAACGTATTAAGCTCAAAAATTATTTCTAATATTGATCCAGGTTTAGCAAAAGCGTTAAATCTTGATCCGGTGAAACACCGTAGTTTAGGTTTAGTCACAGGTGATTGCGATGATGTTACTTATGTGGCTTTGGATGAAGCAACTAAAAAAGCAATGGTTGATGTGGTTTATGCTCGCAGTCTTTACGCTGGAGCTGGAAGTGCTAGCACTAAATTAGCCGGTGAAGTCATTGGAATTATTGCTGGTCCTAACCCTGCTGAGGTTAAAAGTGGTTTAGATGTGGTTGTTTATGAAATCGAAAACAGTCCAGGTTTTGTGAGTGCTAATGAAGACGATAGTATTCCTTACTACGCTCATTTAGTGTCTCGTACAGGAACTCATTTATCTAAAGAAGCTGGCATTAAAGAAGGCGAATCTTTAGCTTACTTGATCGCTCCGCCAATCGAAGCAATGTACGCTTTAGACGCAGCAATTAAAGCAGCAGACGTTGAAGTGGCAGCCTTTTATGGCCCACCATCTGAAACGAACTTTGCGGGTGGTTTATTAACGGGTAGTCAATCAGCTTGTCAAGCAGCGTGTGACGCGTTTGCTCAAGCGGTTCAATCAGTAGCGGCTAATCCAAAATCATATTAGTTGTCACTTAATATAAGAAGGAGGTAGCCAAAATGAAAATAGAATCATTAGGATTAATTGAAATCAAAGGGTATCTAGGTGCCGTAGCTGCAGCAGATGCCGCTTTAAAAACAGCCGATGTGACCCTTTTAAATGCAGAAGTCATTAAAGGTGGTCAAACAACGATTCAACTAGTTGGAGACGTGGCAGCTGTCAAAGTTGCCGTTGAAGCTGGTAGCGTTGTTGCTGAGAATTTAAACTGTTTAATTTCAAGCCATGTCATTCCGAGAATGGCACAAGACACTGCTGAGATGGTAATGGCAAGTGTTGAGGCTAAAAAAAAAAACAAAGAAGCTAAAAAAGAAGTAAAACAAGAGATTGTGGTTGAAGAAATTGAGATCAAAGAGGAACTTAAAGTAGAAGAAACACCAACATCAAAAATTCCTAAAATTGATTTGAAAAAATCAGAATCTAAAAAAGTAACAAAACCTAAAAAGAAATAAGGAGGGAATAAATTTTGGTAAACGTAGTTGATAAAGATTTAATTTCAGTCCAAGAAGTTCGTAATCTTTTAAGAGATGCGACAGAAGCACAAAAAGAATTAGCTACTTTTTCTCAAGAAAAGATCGATAATATCTGTCAAGCAATGACAAAAGCAGCTTATGATAACCGTGTGAAGTTAGCCAAAATGGCCAATGAAGAAACTGGATTTGGAATTTGGCAAGATAAAGTAGTCAAAAATTCATT
Coding sequences within it:
- the eutL gene encoding ethanolamine utilization microcompartment protein EutL, producing the protein MINDSLGANVLSSKIISNIDPGLAKALNLDPVKHRSLGLVTGDCDDVTYVALDEATKKAMVDVVYARSLYAGAGSASTKLAGEVIGIIAGPNPAEVKSGLDVVVYEIENSPGFVSANEDDSIPYYAHLVSRTGTHLSKEAGIKEGESLAYLIAPPIEAMYALDAAIKAADVEVAAFYGPPSETNFAGGLLTGSQSACQAACDAFAQAVQSVAANPKSY
- a CDS encoding BMC domain-containing protein, whose translation is MKIESLGLIEIKGYLGAVAAADAALKTADVTLLNAEVIKGGQTTIQLVGDVAAVKVAVEAGSVVAENLNCLISSHVIPRMAQDTAEMVMASVEAKKKNKEAKKEVKQEIVVEEIEIKEELKVEETPTSKIPKIDLKKSESKKVTKPKKK